GGCGTGTTCATCCGCACAGGCGAGGGCAGCGAGATCCACGCCATCGCCGGCGGCCGTGTCGTGTTTTCCGACTGGCTGCGCGGTTTCGGCAATTTGATCATCGTCGACCATGGCGGCCAGTACATGAGTATTTATGGCAATAACCAATCCTTGCTGAAACGGGTGGGCGACGCCGTCAAGGGCGGCGACGCCATTGCCAGCGCGGGCAACAGCGGCGGCAACGAGGAATCAGGGCTATACTTTGAATTGCGTCATCAGGGCCGCGCCTTCGATCCAGCCACCTGGGTGAAGTTTTAAGTTCCCCAGCGAATTTGTAGATTGCGAAGAATACATGGGTATCAAAGTCAAAAGTATCGGCCTGATCGGTCTGGGCGTCCTGGCCGGCATCGGCATGTCGCTGCAGTTCCCGGCCGTGGCGCAGAAAATCACGAATGCCCCGCTGCCGCTCGACGAGCTGCGCCAGCTGTCCGACGTCTTCGGCCTGATCAAGTCCGATTATGTCGAGAAGGTGGAAGACAAGAAACTCCTGACGGAAGCCATTTCCGGCATGGTCTCGTCGCTGGACCCGCACTCCGTCTACCTCGATAAAAATGCCTTCAAGGAAATGCGCGAAAGCGTGCAGGGCAAGTTTGTCGGCATCGGCATCGAAGTGAGCATGGAAGACGGCTACGTGAAAGTCGTCTCGCCCATCGAGGACAGCCCGGCCGCCAAGGCCGGCATCCTGGCGGGCGACCTGATCACCCGCCTCGACAATATCCCGCTGAAAGGCTTGCAGCTGGAAGACGTCATCAAGAAGATGCGCGGACAGCCCGGCAGCAAGCTGGTGCTGACGATGTCGCGCAAGGGCGAAAGCAAGCCGCTGGTGTTCCCCATCGTGCGCGAGGAAATCCGCGTGCAAAGCGTGAAGGCCAAGATGGTCGCGCCCGGCTACGCCTGGCTGCGCATCGCTCAGTTCCAGGAACCGACCGTCGATGACATGGTCAAAAAGATCAACGCGCTGTATGCGCAAGACCCCAAGCTCAAGGGCCTGGTGCTGGACTTGCGCAACGATCCCGGCGGCGTCGTGCCGGGTGCCATTGGCGTGGCGACAGCATTTCTTCCGGGTAATTCCGTGATCGTCTCGACCAAGGGCCAGTTGCCCGAATCGAAACAGGTGTTTTATGGACGCCGCGAATTCTATGCGCCGCCCGGCGCCAAGGCCGACCCGCTGGCCAAGCTGCCGGCCGCGCTGAAAACCGTGCCGCTGGTGGTGCTGGTCAATGCCGGCTCCGCTTCCGCGTCGGAAATCGTCGCCGGCGCCTTGCAGGATTACCAGCGCGCCACCGTCATCGGCACGCAAACGTTCGGCAAGGGTTCCGTGCAAACCTTGCGCCAGATCACGGCCGATACGGCCGTCAAGCTGACGACGGCCCGTTACTACACGCCCAAAGGCCGGGCCATCCAGGCGCGCGGCATCGTGCCCGACTTGCTGGTCGATGAAACGGCCGAAGGCGATGGCTGGAACAGCTTGCGCATCCGCGAGGCGGACCTGGAAAAACACTTGAGCAGCAACGACGGCAAGCCGGAAGCGGCCAAGCCGACGATGGAAGGCATGCAGGATCAACTGGAAGAAGAGCAGCGCCTGATCGCCACGGCGAAAAAGCGCAAGCCGCTCGAATACGGCGCCAAGGATGATTTCCAGCTGCAACAAGCCCTGAACCACTTCCAGGGACTGCCGGTGCAGCTGGCCAAGGTGGACGCCAAGGTTGACAAGATCGGCGCCAAGCCGGAAATTGCTTCCGACATCAAGGCCGACGATAAAAAGATTCCTGTACAAAAACCGTAGTCGCCGCCATGAACGACGATCAATTGCTGCGCTACTCGCGCCATATCCTGCTGGATCAGATCGGCATCGAAGGCCAGCAAGCCTTGCTCGACGCGCATGTGTTGGTGATTGGCGCGGGCGGGCTGGGCTCGCCGGCCGCCATGTATCTGGCCGCCAGCGGCGTCGGCAAGCTGACCCTGGTCGATGACGATACGGTCGACCTGACCAATCTGCAGCGCCAGATCGCCCACACCACGGCCCGCGTGGGCCAGCCGAAAGTGCTGTCGGCACGCGAAACCTTGGCCGGCATCAATCCCGAGATCGACATCGTCGCCTTGCAAGAGCGCCTCGATGGCGCGCGCCTGGCCGAACTGGTCTTATCCAGCACGGTGGTGCTCGATTGCACCGACAACTTCGCCACGCGCCACGCCGTCAACCGCGCCTGCGTGGCGGGCAAGGTACCGCTGGTGTCGGGCGCCGTGATCCGTTTCGACGGGCAAGTGAGCGTGTTCGACCCGCGCACGGGCACCCAGCCCTGTTATTCCTGCCTGTTTCCGCAGGAACAGCAGTTCACGGACGAGGCGTGCTCGACCATGGGCGTGTTTGCGCCGCTGGTGGGCGTGGTGGGCGCCATGCAGGCGGCCGAGGCGCTGAAACTGATCATGGGTACGGGTGAATCGCTGGCCGGACGGCTGCTGCTGCTCGACGGTTTGCACATGGAATGGAGCAGCATGCGCGTCGCGCGCGACCCCGGCTGCGCCGTTTGCGGTGCAGTGGTCTTGCCGCTCTGAGTAGGCCCGCACAAATTTTTCCCCATATGACAGGCTTTGTCATATTTCCGCTTTATACTCTGCACTCATTACTTACCTTCTTCTCTCTTTCTTATGCAAAACGCAGCAAACCATCCGATACGCCAGCGCCGCGCGCGCGGCTTCACTTTGATCGAAATCATGGTCGTGGTGGTGATCATGGGCATCCTCGCGTCCCAGGTGGTGCCTATGCTGATCTCCCGCATTGGCGAATCGAAAGTGGCGTCGGCGAAAGTCAACATCGCCACCGTGATGCAGCAGCTCAAGCTGTACCGCCTGGACAACCAGCGCTACCCGACCACCGAGCAGGGCCTGCGTGCCTTGGTCGAGAAACCGACCACGGGACCGGCCGCGAATGGCTGGAAGGCGGGCGGCTATGTGGACAAAATGCCGAAAGATCCATGGGGCAACCCGTACCAGTACCTGTCGCCAGGCTTGAAAGGCGAAGTCGACATCATTTCGCTGGGCGCCGACGGACAGCCTGGCGGTAGCGGCGACGACGCCGATATCGGCTCCTGGGAACTGTAAGTTTTCCATTGCATGTCTGCCATGACCACCGGTCGCGCTGTTCACCGGCAATGCGCCAGCGGCTTCACGCTGATCGAATTGCTGGTGGTGATGGTCATCATCGGGGTGACCCTGGGCCTGGTGTCGCTGAACGCCATGCCGGATGGCCAGCAAGCGCTGCAAAAGGAAGCCGAGCGCATCGCCCTGCTGCTGCAACTGGCGCGCGATGAAGCCATCGTGCGCAGCCGGCAAGTGGCGTTCGAGGCGGACGAAAATCAATACCGTTTCCTGGTCCTCAATGAAAAGCTGTGGCAACCCGTGACGCAGGATGATTTGCTGCGTGAGCGCAGCTTCAGCAATACGCCCATGCTGCTCAGCGTGCAGCCGTCGAACAGCGTGGCCCAGCCGCTGCGCATCATCTTCGGCCGCGAACCGGTCGACAAGCCTTTCGTGCTGACCCTGGCCAGCGGCGAGCGCAGCGTGGCCATTCGCGCCGACGGCATCGGCCACTTCACGGTCGAGCAATGATGGAGTTCTCATTGCGCCGCCGCCAGCGCGGCTTCACTTTGCTGGAAGTATTGGTGGCCCTCGTCATCGTCGGCACGGCCCTGGGCGCCTCGCTGCGCGCCGTGGGCAGCCTGACGCAGAACAGCGACGGCTTGCGCAGCGCCATGATGGCCACCTGGTCGGCGGAAAACCACCTGGTGCGCTTGCGCCTGGCGAAAACCTTTCCGCAGACGGGCAAGCGCACGGTCGACTGCCCGCAGGGTGATCTGAAACTGATCTGCGAGGAGGAGGTGGTGGCCACGCCGAATCCCCGCATCCGGCAAGTGCGCGTGAACGTGTACGACGTGCAATACCCGGCCCGGCGCATCGTGCGCCTGGTGTTACTTTCCTTTAACGACTGATGGCGCGCCGCACTGTCCCCGCTGGCGGTTTCACCCTGATCGAGTTGCTCGTGGCGATCGGCATCCTGGCCATGGTCGCCGTGCTGGGCTGGCGCGGCCTGGACAGCATCGTGCGTTCGCGCGAAGTGCTGAGCAGCCAGCTGGAGCAGGCGCGCGGCATGCAACTGGCGTTTGCCCAGATGCAGAGCGATTGCGACCATCTGGCCGGTGCCGGCCAGGACAACAATCTGCTGAATGGCCGTACCAACCTGACGGCCGAGACTGACCGCCTGACCCTGGTGCGCCTGGCCGCATCGGAACAGGAGCCGCAACAGTTGCAAGTGGTCACTTACCGCCTGCGCGGCGGCGTGCTGACGCGGCGCGAATCGAACGGCACGCGCGACCTGGCCGTGCTCGACACCCTGTGGCAGGCGGCGCGCGATGATACCGATACCTCCAACGCCGACGTGGCCCTGATGCAGGGCGTCGGCAGCATGGTCATGCGCGGCTGGAGCAATGGCGCCTGGAACGTGCTGACGGCGGGCGCCACCATCTCCACGCAAGTGCCGGGCCTGGAAGTGACCTTGCAAATGCCGGGTCAGGACGCGGGCCTGTCCAAAGTCTTTTTACTGGGGCCGGGATGAAGCGCTTCTCGCTCCCTGAGCGCCAGCGCGGCGTGGCCGTCATCACGGCTTTGCTGCTGACGGCGCTGGTCATCACCGTCGTCGCCAGCCTGTTCTGGCAGCAGCAGGTGCAGGTGCGCTCGATGGAAAACCAGCGCCTGCGCCTGCAGACGCAGTGGGCCATGCGTGGCATGGTCGACTTCGCCCGCTTTTGGCTGCGCCAGGACAATCCCTCGCAGACGGCGGCCGACGGCGTGTGGGCCACGCCCATCGAGGAAGCGCGGCTCGACGATTACGTCGACCGCGAAAAGGTCGACACGGAAAAATTCGACGCCACCGTGTCGGGCCGCGCGCTCGATGCGCAGGCGCGGTTTAATATCAGCAACTTGGTCGCCGCCACGGGCGGCATCAATCCGAAGCAGGTGCTGGCCTTCCAGCGTTTGCTGTCGAACCTGCGGCTCGACAGCGGCCTGGCGCAGGCGACGGCCGATGCCGTGCTGCGCGCGAAGCCGAAACCGCGCGCCATGGACAGCGGCAGCGATGGCAAGACGCCCGCCGCCGCGCCCACCACGTCCGCCACGGGCGGCGGCAGCGAGCCGGTGGCGTTCACGCAGGTCGAGGATTTGCTGGCCGTGCCCGGCTATACGCCACAGCTGATCGAGAAATTGCGCGATTTCGTCATCATCTTGCCGGAACTCACGCCGGTCAACGTGAATACGGCGCCGGCCGAGGTGCTGGCGGCCGTGACGATGATGTCCTTGTCCGAGGCCAGCGCCCTGACCCTGAGCAATCCGCGCAAAAAGTTTGTTGATTTGGCAAACTTCAAGAATAATATTAATGCCGAACTGATTGCTTCCGTGGAACTCGACGTGAAAAGCCGTTACTTCCTCACCGTCATTCGTGTGCGGCTGGACCGCGCCGCCCTCGATGCCGTGGCGCTCGTCAATCGAAAAACGGATCCGCAGCGCACCACCAGCCTGGTCTGGTTGCGGGAAAATTAACCCCTGAAAGCGAGTCACTTTGACAATATTGTATATCCGTCACCCGGCCAGGGCGTCCATCGACAGCGCGCCAGCCTGCTCCTTCGTGCTGGCCGGCGACGGTGGCGCCTTGCTGCAGCAGGGCAGCGCGCCGCTGGGCAGCCTGGGGCAGCTGATTGCTGGCGCGAAGCAGGTGGTCTTGCTGCTGGCGGCGGCCGATGTGACCCTGCTGCGCCTGAAAACCCCGCCGCTGGCCGGCGCCCGCCTGCGTGCGGCCTTGCCTGGCCTGGTGGAAGAACATATTCTCGGCGACGCGCAGGATTGCCTGCTGGCCGCCGGCGCGCCCGACGCTGCCGGCATGCGCACGGTGGCCGTGGCGCAGCGCGCCTGGGCCGAGGTGCTGGTGAAAGCTTTGCTGGCGCAGGGCGCGCGCAAGGTGGTTCTGCTGCCGTCGCAGCTGTGCCTGCCCTTGCAGCCGGGCAGCGTGACGGCATCCTTGCAGGCAAGCGGCGACGGTCTGGAACTGGCCTTGCGCCAGGCGCCGCAAGAGGGCCTCGGCCTGGTCTTGCCGCCCCAGCCGCAGCAGGCGCTGCTGACGACGCGCGCGTTTGCCGGCGACGTGC
Above is a genomic segment from Janthinobacterium sp. 64 containing:
- the gspH gene encoding type II secretion system minor pseudopilin GspH; this translates as MSAMTTGRAVHRQCASGFTLIELLVVMVIIGVTLGLVSLNAMPDGQQALQKEAERIALLLQLARDEAIVRSRQVAFEADENQYRFLVLNEKLWQPVTQDDLLRERSFSNTPMLLSVQPSNSVAQPLRIIFGREPVDKPFVLTLASGERSVAIRADGIGHFTVEQ
- the gspI gene encoding type II secretion system minor pseudopilin GspI, whose product is MMEFSLRRRQRGFTLLEVLVALVIVGTALGASLRAVGSLTQNSDGLRSAMMATWSAENHLVRLRLAKTFPQTGKRTVDCPQGDLKLICEEEVVATPNPRIRQVRVNVYDVQYPARRIVRLVLLSFND
- the gspG gene encoding type II secretion system major pseudopilin GspG gives rise to the protein MQNAANHPIRQRRARGFTLIEIMVVVVIMGILASQVVPMLISRIGESKVASAKVNIATVMQQLKLYRLDNQRYPTTEQGLRALVEKPTTGPAANGWKAGGYVDKMPKDPWGNPYQYLSPGLKGEVDIISLGADGQPGGSGDDADIGSWEL
- a CDS encoding HesA/MoeB/ThiF family protein, with amino-acid sequence MNDDQLLRYSRHILLDQIGIEGQQALLDAHVLVIGAGGLGSPAAMYLAASGVGKLTLVDDDTVDLTNLQRQIAHTTARVGQPKVLSARETLAGINPEIDIVALQERLDGARLAELVLSSTVVLDCTDNFATRHAVNRACVAGKVPLVSGAVIRFDGQVSVFDPRTGTQPCYSCLFPQEQQFTDEACSTMGVFAPLVGVVGAMQAAEALKLIMGTGESLAGRLLLLDGLHMEWSSMRVARDPGCAVCGAVVLPL
- the gspK gene encoding type II secretion system minor pseudopilin GspK, whose amino-acid sequence is MKRFSLPERQRGVAVITALLLTALVITVVASLFWQQQVQVRSMENQRLRLQTQWAMRGMVDFARFWLRQDNPSQTAADGVWATPIEEARLDDYVDREKVDTEKFDATVSGRALDAQARFNISNLVAATGGINPKQVLAFQRLLSNLRLDSGLAQATADAVLRAKPKPRAMDSGSDGKTPAAAPTTSATGGGSEPVAFTQVEDLLAVPGYTPQLIEKLRDFVIILPELTPVNVNTAPAEVLAAVTMMSLSEASALTLSNPRKKFVDLANFKNNINAELIASVELDVKSRYFLTVIRVRLDRAALDAVALVNRKTDPQRTTSLVWLREN
- a CDS encoding PulJ/GspJ family protein; this translates as MARRTVPAGGFTLIELLVAIGILAMVAVLGWRGLDSIVRSREVLSSQLEQARGMQLAFAQMQSDCDHLAGAGQDNNLLNGRTNLTAETDRLTLVRLAASEQEPQQLQVVTYRLRGGVLTRRESNGTRDLAVLDTLWQAARDDTDTSNADVALMQGVGSMVMRGWSNGAWNVLTAGATISTQVPGLEVTLQMPGQDAGLSKVFLLGPG
- a CDS encoding S41 family peptidase — translated: MGIKVKSIGLIGLGVLAGIGMSLQFPAVAQKITNAPLPLDELRQLSDVFGLIKSDYVEKVEDKKLLTEAISGMVSSLDPHSVYLDKNAFKEMRESVQGKFVGIGIEVSMEDGYVKVVSPIEDSPAAKAGILAGDLITRLDNIPLKGLQLEDVIKKMRGQPGSKLVLTMSRKGESKPLVFPIVREEIRVQSVKAKMVAPGYAWLRIAQFQEPTVDDMVKKINALYAQDPKLKGLVLDLRNDPGGVVPGAIGVATAFLPGNSVIVSTKGQLPESKQVFYGRREFYAPPGAKADPLAKLPAALKTVPLVVLVNAGSASASEIVAGALQDYQRATVIGTQTFGKGSVQTLRQITADTAVKLTTARYYTPKGRAIQARGIVPDLLVDETAEGDGWNSLRIREADLEKHLSSNDGKPEAAKPTMEGMQDQLEEEQRLIATAKKRKPLEYGAKDDFQLQQALNHFQGLPVQLAKVDAKVDKIGAKPEIASDIKADDKKIPVQKP